Genomic segment of Rattus norvegicus strain BN/NHsdMcwi chromosome 7, GRCr8, whole genome shotgun sequence:
tgGGGGACCGCCAGAGCTGGCTCgggggtccctgggcctgcaaggaggctgggATTGTTGTATTCTCAGTCTCTTCGGCATTCAGGtgccacagaagagctgagaatggagtggggggcCGCGGGGGccaaaggggaaaggagggagttCCAGCTGGCCCCATAGGGGGGTCTGGGGGGGTTAGTCCTTGTGGCCGTGGCTGGGAGAACAGggaggccttctctgtggctccccacgGCAGATCCTGATGAAGAGACAGTCCGTGGTTATGAGACattatttattgtcatggcagaaagtggatgagtaaaactaccccacttctcagagtgagCCTGAgactaaataccttttgcagggaggagtgtctgggaaggaaagttcattaGCTAACCCTCCAGGCCTTTGGGTACCTCATAAGAAAGAtctgtcttggggttggggatttagctcagtggtagagcgcttggcaagcgcaaggccctgggttaggtccccagctccgaaaaaaattaaaaaaaaaaaaaaaaaaaaaaagaaagatcggtcttgagcctatgtgacctgtggtcacatcctctacctgttggaggggcttggggtgttGCCCTTTCATACTCATGGCCACAAATCTGTGGAGGGCTGACCAGTTTCCTGAGAACGGGCAACACGCCTcccatcccttcagggtctccgGGGTCTCTAGCCCCcggaaccaggctgcctttcacagCCCCATATCTAACCTCCTGCCAACAGGTGACCCGGCTCTGTGACCTCTCCGTAGAAGGGGACTCAGTGACTTCCGTGGGCTGGTCTGAGCGGGTGAGTGTAGAGGGCTGGGTTCTGGGGCcacctcccccccaaccccccatggcAGAGCCCAGATGACTAAGTATGGCTGCTTACTGTCCCTAGTGTGCTCAGGTGTACACACCACACTGTCTAGCCACACCTCagcctttttttttgagactgtgcTGGTCCTACTGCAGCCCGACTCCTGGATGGAAGTGTGGCCTGCCCCAGCTGGAGCTGGAGCAGTGCTGCCTGAGTGGTGACGGACTGCCACTTTTGTGACCAGGAGACTCCACTGCTAGAAACACTGGGGAGAGTTTGAGCAAAGCAGCTTGTAGAGGCAGCCTGTaacccagcattccagaggctgaggctggaggattgtccttagtttgaggtcagcctgggctcaaTTTTGAGTGTGTGGCTAGCCTGGAATACTGAGTGAGCCcttgttttaaaaagcaaaacgaggggttggggatttagctcagtggtagacgcttgcctaggaagcgcaaagccctgggttcggtccccagcttcgtagaaaagaaaaaaaaaaaaaaaaagaaaaagcaaaacgaCAGAATGAGCTTACAGAGATAGCCCTGAGTCTCTGTGGAGGGTGAGCTGGGTGAGCTGCTCTACCATGCCCACCTGATGGACACCTGCCACACTGTCACCCTAGGGGAACCTGGTGGCAGTCGGCACACATAAGGGCTTCGTGCAGATCTGGGATGCTGCCGCTGGCAAGAAGCTATCTGTGCTGGAGGGACACACAGCGCGCGTGGGTGAGCATCCAGCCTCCCCAGCTGCGTCCCCGGGCCCCAGCCTTGGAGCAGGACACAGCTAACCTGCTGTTACCCTGTAGGGGCGCTGGCCTGGAATGCTGACCAGCTGTCATCCGGTAGCCGGGACCGCATGATCCTGCAACGGGACATCCGCACACCAGCACTGCAGTCAGAGCGGCGGCTGCAAGGCCATCGACAGGAAGTATGCGGCCTGAAGTGGTCCACAGACCACCAGCTGCTCGCCTCGGGGGGCAATGACAACAAGGTAGGGCTGTGTCCCCCAAGCTCCTGCTAGAACCGGGGACAGGCATATGTGACCTGATGCCCCCAAGGGAAAGGGTGGGTTTACAGGGTGCACAGAGGTCATGGCCTGGGTATTGGAAACTTGTATGTCGGGGGTCATCTTGAGGACTTTGTCCCTAGAGCTGGCCTGGAGGTGTGCGcatgcctctgggttgtgcctgCCTTGCATCCTTGGTCCCTGAATGGGCCTTGGTCatagccctgccctgccctgcagcTGCTCGTGTGGAACCACTCAAGTCTAAGCCCTGTGCAGCAGTACACGGAGCACCTGGCAGCCGTGAAGGCTATTGCCTGGTCACCACACCAGCATGGACTGCTGGCCTCTGGTGGTGGCACTGCCGACCGCTGCATCCGGTTCTGGAACACTCTGACAGGCCAGCCTCTGCAGTGCATTGACACAGGCTCACAAGTGTGCAACCTGGCCTGGTCCAAGCATGCCAACGAGCTGGTAAGTGCACAGTGGGTGTGGGGAGGATGAAGAAACTGCCCAGAGCAGTCTGAGCCTGtgggagcatggggctgagaccctgcctgctgcctgtgtaCTGTGTGATGTCAGCCTGGGCGGAGGAATAGGCAGTGCAGGCCACAGCATGTGTCCTGGTCAGTCCCATCTCTGAGGCAGCAGGGGCCTCCAGACTCCATTGAGGGAAGCCCACAGGGAATCCCCAGGTCCTCTGAGCCCTGATGCTCCTCCTCTAGGTGAGCACACATGGCTACTCACAGAACCAGATCCTCGTGTGGAAGTACCCGTCCCTTACACAGGTGGCCAAGCTCACTGGCCACTCGTATCGTGTCCTCTACCTGGTGAGTGTTGGCCACTGTCACTGTCAGCATCCTGGGGCTCCATGTGGCAGGCCTTGCTGGGAAGGTCAACATCAGCCTAGCCTTCCTGCTGTCATAGTAGAAGCCACCACTAACAACCCACAGTTTGGGAAGTGGGGAGTCCCATCTACTAGACCTCACTCCACAGGGTACAGGCCTCCATACCATACCAGTTTCAGTGTCTCCTGCCTGGGTGCAGAAGCTGCCTGTTGGAGCTGGAAAATAGCCAGGGCCCTTATGTCTCTTCTATAGGCCATGTCCCCTGACGGGGAGGCCATCGTCACTGGAGCTGGAGATGAGACCCTTCGGTTCTGGAACGTCTTCAGCAAGACACGCTCTACAAAGGTAACATGGCTGGGTGGGTGGTGGCCACACTTGCCCACCTGCTATTGCACCCCTGGGCACCCTAGCACACAGTCACTTGTGTCCCCTGTCTGCAGGAATCCGTGTCTGTGCTCAACCTCTTTACCCGGATCCGATAGACCCGCAGGCGGGATGCACGGCCCCATGGGCAGAGATGGAGTAGCCAGCATGCATGGGCCCTGCTGTACCTACCGTTCCCAGACGCATCTGGCGGGCGGGAGTCGGGCCGGAGACCCCAGAGTCTCATTAAATGCCTCATTGGGAGCTGTGGAGCCAGTGTCTGGGACAGGGACGTGGGGACCCTCAGCCAGATGGACACTTGCTACTTGTTACCACTGCCCAAGCCATATTGGACACAGCTGAGC
This window contains:
- the Fzr1 gene encoding fizzy-related protein homolog, whose protein sequence is MDQDYERRLLRQIIIQNENTVPCVSEMRRTLTPANSPVSSPSKHGDRFIPSRAGANWSVNFHRINENEKSPSQNRKAKDATSDNGKDGLAYSALLKNELLGAGIEKVQDPQTEDRRLQPSTPEHKGLFTYSLSSKRSSPDDGNDVSPYSLSPVSNKSQKLLRSPRKPTRKISKIPFKVLDAPELQDDFYLNLVDWSSLNVLSVGLGTCVYLWSACTSQVTRLCDLSVEGDSVTSVGWSERGNLVAVGTHKGFVQIWDAAAGKKLSVLEGHTARVGALAWNADQLSSGSRDRMILQRDIRTPALQSERRLQGHRQEVCGLKWSTDHQLLASGGNDNKLLVWNHSSLSPVQQYTEHLAAVKAIAWSPHQHGLLASGGGTADRCIRFWNTLTGQPLQCIDTGSQVCNLAWSKHANELVSTHGYSQNQILVWKYPSLTQVAKLTGHSYRVLYLAMSPDGEAIVTGAGDETLRFWNVFSKTRSTKESVSVLNLFTRIR